AGGCGCGCTGCGCCCGCTTCCGGGCGGCCAGGCTGGCGATGGAACGCGGCGAGGACCGGGACGCCGAGGACGAGCCAGGCCCGGCCCTCGCCGGGCGACCCGGGCAGCCGGGCTCCGCCGTCACAGGGCGATCCAGGTAGCGCGGCCGGCCGCGACGAGCGTGCCGTCGGGCTCGTGCACCGCCGACGTGGCGAACAGCTTGCGCCGCTCGACGCCCTCGTAGCGGGCGGTCACCACGTACGCCCGCCCCGGGAAGGCCGACCGGTGGACGCGCCCGGTCAGCCTCCCCAGCAGCGCCACGTCGCCCGGGCGCAGGTGCACCCAGGCGGACACGCAGTCCAGCGCGCCCCACACCTCGCAGGCCGGCAGCGGCTCCGCCGTCCCCTCGGGCACCCGCCAGAGGGCGGCGAAGACGCCGGGGACGCCGGTCGGCCCTGGGTGGATGCGCATCCCCTCGCGGAAGCCGCACACGTAGCAGCCGGGAAAGGGGTGGTCCACCAGCCCGGGGAAGGCCGCCCCCGCCGCGGCGGCCTCCTCCGGCGGTACGAACGGCGCGGGCTCGGGGTCCTCGGCCGCGGCCACGGCCTCCACCAGAAGCCGTCCGCCGCGGACGAAGCTCACCCCGGCCGGCGTGCGCTCGACGAGCACGTCCGCCTCCACCGGGGTGGGCGCCCGCAGCGTCACCTCCACCGAGCCCGCGCCGGGCAGGTATCCGGCGGCCAGGCCGGAGACGTAACCGCCGTTCACGACGCCGGGCGGCCCGCAGAACCGCTCCGCGACGCTGAGCGTGCGCGGGCGCGCGGGCGTCCGGCCGGCCTGCGGCCCCGGCGGTGTCTCCATGGCCCCTCCCCGGATGACGCGTCCCATCAGGGGCGTTCCATCCCGTTCCATCCGAGGGCCGCCACCCGACGGATCTGAGCCGCGATTCCTACCGGATCTCCCATACCAGCCGATTGTTCATCAGGACGGAACAGACCACCTGTAACATCGGCGCGGCGTCGCGGACGCCCGTACGATCCGGAAGGAACATCCCATGCACTCCCCCCTGTCGAGCCCGTTCGTCATGCCCGCGGTGAGGACCGCGTGAGCGAGCACACCCTGACGACCGAGCTCCAGGACCCGCACGCGAAGGACCCGCACGCGAAGGACCTGCCCGCGCCCGCCCCGGCCAGGACGCCGGAGGACGACGACGGCGGCGGCATCCTCGGCATCCTCGAACGCATCGGCTCCGTCGTGGTGCCGGTCGGCGTCGCGCTGTACGCCGTCCTGTACCTCGGCATGGAGCAGGTCTACTGGGTGTTCGGCATCAACCCGCAGCAGGCCGGCATCGACCAGTCCGTGCTGCTGGGCCGCCTGCTGGGCACGCTCATCCTGCTCCTGCTGAGCCTCATCCCGGCCCTCTGCGTGCTGGTCGGCCTGGGCTGGCTGATCGACCGGGCCACGCGGGGCGGGGCGGGCCGGCTGGTCGGACGGCTGCGCGAGCGGCCGTGGGTGGTCGCCGCGCTGGCCGCGCTGTGGTCGGGGGCGACCTACTGGGGCCTGTTCAACCTGGTCGCCGACCTCACCCTCGGGATCATGGTGGCCGTCGCCGTGGGGCTCGGCGTGCTCGCGTTCCTGGTGCCGTTCCGGCTGCTGCGCCGCCGGCGGGTGGGGCGGGCCGGGATGAAGGTGCTGGTCGCCGCGCTGACCGGGCTCGGGCTGGGCTTCGTGCTGATCCTGAGCCTGATCGAGGGCGCCGTCGAGGTGCGCGACACCGGCCAGGCCAGCGACCTGCTCGGCTACGTCGGCTTCCAGGACCAGTGGGCGGTGCTGCGCGACGCCGAGAACGACAAGCCCCTCTACGACGGCCGCTGGATGATGCTGCTCGGCGAGAGCGACGGCACCTACGTCTTCTACGACTGCGACAAGCAGGAGACCTTCCGCCGCCCGATGGAGACCACGAACCTCGGCGACCTCCGGCTCGACCCGGACCGCGAGCCCGGCTTCCGCTGCGGCACCCTGGCCGAGCCGGCCGGCTGACATCCTTGGACGAAAAGTCCAAGCGCTGTACAGTATGTCCATGAGCGCCGCCGAGCAGGACGCGATCCTCGCCGCCCTGACGCCCGTCGTGGACGGGATCGTGGCCACCCTGGGGTCGTTCTGCGAGGTCGTGGTGCACGACTTCCGCCGTCCCGAGCACTCCGTGGTGGCCATCGCGGGCACCGTGACCGGGCGCGGCGTCGGCGGGTCGATGAGCGAGATCGGCATGGGCCTGCTGGCCCGCGGCGACGAGGCCGCCGACGAGCTCAACTACGTCACCCGCACCCGCGACGGCAAGCTCGTCAAGTCCTCCACGATGGTCCTGCGCGACGGCTCGGGCGCCGTCTTCGGCGCGCTGTGCGTCAACCTCGACCTCACCGCCGTCTCCCAGGCCCACGCCCTCCTCGGCGAGCTGGCCGGGGTCGCCGTCCCGGCCCCGGCGGCACCGACGACGACGTTCGGCGACGACATCGACGCGGTGGTGGCCGCCGTCGTGGACGCCCACCAGCTCGAACAGCACAAGCCCTGGGCCGAGCTGAGCCGCCGCGAGCGCCTGGGGCTGTTCAGGAGCCTGGACGAGCGCGGCGTGTTCGCCGTGCGCCGGGCGGTGCCGCAGGTCGCCGCCCGGCTCGGCATCTCCCGCGCCTCCGCCTACAACTACCTGGCGCAGGCCCGCACCGCACCCGACGACGACGACCCGCAGGAGCAGCAGCCATGACGCACGCACTTCCGGTCACCCTGGACGACGTCCACGACGCCGCCGCCCGCATCAAGGGCGTCGCGCACCGCACGCCGGTCCTCCGGTCCCGCACGCTGGACGCTATGGCCGGCGCCGAGGTCTTCGTCAAGTGCGAGAACTTCCAGCGGATCGGCGCGTTCAAGTTCCGCGGCGCCTACAACGCGGTGTCGCGGCTGACGCCGGAGCAGCTCGCGCGGGGCATCGCGGCGTACTCGTCGGGCAACCACGCCCAGGCCGTCGCCCTGGCGGCGCGCGAGCTGGGCAGCAGCGCGGTGATCGTCATGCCGGAGGACAGCCCGCGCTCCAAGCGCGAGGCCACCGCCGGGTACGGCGCGGAGATCGTCACCTACGACCGCTACGCCGGCGACCGGGTGGCCATCGGCGAGGCGCTGGCGGCCGAGCGCGGCCTGACGCTGATCCCCCCGTACGAGCACCCGCACGTCATCGCCGGCCAGGGCACCGCGACGCTGGAGCTGATCGAGGAGGTCGGCGAGCTGGACGCGCTGGTCGTGCCCGTCGGGGGCGGCGGCCTGATCGCGGGCAGCGCGACGGCGGCGAAGGGGCTGCTGCCCGGCGTCCGGGTGATCGGGGTGGAGCCCGAGGCGGGCGACGACACCAAGCGCTCGCTGGCCGCCGGCGAGCGGGTGACGATCCCGGTGCCGCGCACGATCGCCGACGGGCAGGCCGCCGAGATCCCGGGCGAGCTGACGTTCTCCATCAACAGGCACCTGGTGGACGAGGTCGTCCTGGTCTCCGACGACGAGATCAGGCAGGCGATGCGGGTGGCGTTCGAGCGGATGAAGATGGTCGTCGAGCCGAGCGGCGCGACGCCGCTGGCGGCGCTGCTGGCGGGCCGCCTGGCGCCCCGGCCGCCGCGCCGCGTCGGCGTCATCGTCTCGGGCGGCAACGTGGACGTCCGCCGCTTCGCGGAGCTGCTCGCCTGACGCGCGACGTACGAATTGCCCTGGCGGCCGGGACGAAGGTCCCTACTCGGCGGCCCGGCGGCCACCCCAGGCTGGGAGGAGACGACCAGATCCGAGGTGATCGCGATGATGTGGTGGGGTTACGACCACATGAGCGGCTGGGGCTACCTGATCATGGGCCTGAGCACCGTCCTGTTCTGGGGCCTGGTGATCACGGCCATCGTGATGGCCGCCCGCTACGTCTCCAGGAACGCCCGCGCCGGCGCCCCTCCGCAGCAGAGCCCGGAGGACGTGCTGGCGCAGCGGTTCGCGCGCGGCGAGATCGACGCCGAGGAGTACCGGTCCCGCCTGGAGACGCTGCACGGGCGGCAAGGTCACGACGCCTACTAGGAGGCGGCCCCGAGTCGTCAAGGCGTGAGGGGGAAGTTGTCGCGGAAGACGTTCCCCGGGTCGTAGCGGCGTTTGAGCGCGCGCAGCCGGCTCAGCGTGGGCTCGGGGAAGGCGTCGAGGAGGCGTTCCGGGCGGGTGTCGGTCTCGAAGTTGAGGTAGAGGCCGGAGAAGTGGGGGCGCATCGCGTCCCAGAGCGGGTCGAGGCGGGCGCGGGCGGAGCCGAAGGCCGCGAGCGAGAAGTTCGCCGAGCGGCCCGCGTACGCGGTGGCGTCCCTGGGCACGTCCGCGACCGCGCCGCCCGCCGACCGGATGTGGAAGAAGTACGTCGCGCCGCTCCTGACCAGGCGGGCGGCGGCCTCGGCCAGCTCCGGCGTGAGGTGGTCGGCGAGCGCCGAGCGGCCGACCGGCTCGCCCTGGCCGTCGTGCGGGTGCGGCGGCACGTCCATGAGCGCCGCGTACGGCAGGATCTGGATGCGGTGGTCGAGCAGCGGCGCGACCTCGGCGATCGGGCGCAGGCGGGCCAGCACCGTCTCGGCGTCGCCGGCGTCCACCACGGTCATGACCTGGGCCATCAGCGGTTGCCCTGGGCGGGCGCCGCCGAGGATGAGCGCGCTGGTGACGTCGCGGGGCGCGGCCTCGACCGCGGCGCCCCACGCGTGCAGCAGCGCCGCCGGGTCGCTCGCGTCCATGACGAACTGGGCGAAGCCGACGTCTCCCACCTCGTCCACCTCGAACTCGAAGCTGGTGACGACGCCGAAGTTCGCCCCGGCGCCGCGCACGCCCCAGAACAGGTCGGCGTTCTCGTGCTCGTCGGCCCTGACTCGGCTGCCGTCGGCGAGAACCAGCTCGGCGGCGCGCAGGTGGTCGATGGTCAGGCCGTGCTCGCGCACCAGCCAGCCGATGCCCCCCGCCGTGGCCAGGCCGCCGACGCCGACGCCGCCGTGGTCGCCGGAGCTGAGCGCCCAGCCGTACGGGGCCAGCGCCGCCGCCACGTCGCTCCACCGGGCGCCCGGGCCCAGGCGGACCCGGCGGGTGGCCTTGTCGAGCACCTCGATGCCGTTGAGGCGGGAGACGTCCAGCACGATGCCGCCGTGGTTGGTGGACCGGCCGCTGATGCCGTGGCCGCCGCTGCGGATGCCCAGCTTGACCGGCTGCGTGCGGGCGAAGGCCAGCGCGTCGGCGACCTCGGCGGGCGTGCCGGGGCGCAGCACCAGGCCCGGGGAGCCGCCGCGCATGTACGTGGACCGGACGCGGGCGTAACCGGCGTCGCCCGGCTCGACGCGCTCCAGGTGGGCGGGGACGGCGTCGTAGTCGATGCCCCGGTGCCGGGCCGCCCTGACCTGCCGGCTCACCACGGGGGCCGCCGCGGTGCCGCGCGCGGCGCGTTCCCTCGCCACCGCCTCGCGGAGGGCGGGGACGGTCCGCTCGGCGAACTCGCGCAGGGCGGCGTCGGACGGGGCGTCCAGGACGAACGTGTCGATGCCCCGCTCCAGCGCCAGCCCCGCCAGCAGGCGCACCGGCCGCGCTGAGCGCGCGGGCAGGAGCACGATCCGCCGGATCTCGCGCGGATCGCGGCCGGCGGACGTGGCCGCCTCGTCGACGAGGGCCTGCGCGTGCTCCAGGGACGGCGCCTCGTCGAGGCCGGTCAGCCACCCGTCCGCCGTGGCCCCGGCCAGGCGCAGGACGCCGGGGTCCGCGCCGGCGACCCAGACGGGGACG
The Actinomadura luzonensis genome window above contains:
- a CDS encoding helix-turn-helix transcriptional regulator; translation: MSAAEQDAILAALTPVVDGIVATLGSFCEVVVHDFRRPEHSVVAIAGTVTGRGVGGSMSEIGMGLLARGDEAADELNYVTRTRDGKLVKSSTMVLRDGSGAVFGALCVNLDLTAVSQAHALLGELAGVAVPAPAAPTTTFGDDIDAVVAAVVDAHQLEQHKPWAELSRRERLGLFRSLDERGVFAVRRAVPQVAARLGISRASAYNYLAQARTAPDDDDPQEQQP
- a CDS encoding threo-3-hydroxy-L-aspartate ammonia-lyase, translating into MTHALPVTLDDVHDAAARIKGVAHRTPVLRSRTLDAMAGAEVFVKCENFQRIGAFKFRGAYNAVSRLTPEQLARGIAAYSSGNHAQAVALAARELGSSAVIVMPEDSPRSKREATAGYGAEIVTYDRYAGDRVAIGEALAAERGLTLIPPYEHPHVIAGQGTATLELIEEVGELDALVVPVGGGGLIAGSATAAKGLLPGVRVIGVEPEAGDDTKRSLAAGERVTIPVPRTIADGQAAEIPGELTFSINRHLVDEVVLVSDDEIRQAMRVAFERMKMVVEPSGATPLAALLAGRLAPRPPRRVGVIVSGGNVDVRRFAELLA
- a CDS encoding SHOCT domain-containing protein, coding for MMWWGYDHMSGWGYLIMGLSTVLFWGLVITAIVMAARYVSRNARAGAPPQQSPEDVLAQRFARGEIDAEEYRSRLETLHGRQGHDAY
- a CDS encoding LLM class flavin-dependent oxidoreductase; protein product: MDHGQPLRFGVRVAAGTAGEEAVARAALAEELGLDVVLVAEEPSGDAGEDADAPGRDGGAGLDAWTVLSWVAARTSRIGIAAGPLDAAARPPAVLARAAASLDLLTGGRLELGLRAAGRWDPREGARGLPPGEAAAALGEAVAVVRGMWAAGERSPLRFAGEHHQVPAAERGPAPAHNVPVWVAGADPGVLRLAGATADGWLTGLDEAPSLEHAQALVDEAATSAGRDPREIRRIVLLPARSARPVRLLAGLALERGIDTFVLDAPSDAALREFAERTVPALREAVARERAARGTAAAPVVSRQVRAARHRGIDYDAVPAHLERVEPGDAGYARVRSTYMRGGSPGLVLRPGTPAEVADALAFARTQPVKLGIRSGGHGISGRSTNHGGIVLDVSRLNGIEVLDKATRRVRLGPGARWSDVAAALAPYGWALSSGDHGGVGVGGLATAGGIGWLVREHGLTIDHLRAAELVLADGSRVRADEHENADLFWGVRGAGANFGVVTSFEFEVDEVGDVGFAQFVMDASDPAALLHAWGAAVEAAPRDVTSALILGGARPGQPLMAQVMTVVDAGDAETVLARLRPIAEVAPLLDHRIQILPYAALMDVPPHPHDGQGEPVGRSALADHLTPELAEAAARLVRSGATYFFHIRSAGGAVADVPRDATAYAGRSANFSLAAFGSARARLDPLWDAMRPHFSGLYLNFETDTRPERLLDAFPEPTLSRLRALKRRYDPGNVFRDNFPLTP